A genomic stretch from Flavobacterium humidisoli includes:
- a CDS encoding AraC family transcriptional regulator, protein MHQEINQQRVKNINEMLLEMAAGNFFYQIPRTGNDDELEVLTVLINWLAQEIKEGVFHLGYINPHAAYRYVVQSTFLLDLDFVIKDFSDDIPSLLGTEPSKILGKKLDEILATESVPIWRTIADKLQQGALHYTTLPLIFLTSDKLIIDTFCSVSKLFPSGLVIVSSFKASPVEQKNIIGQEKETYNELDVQLIQTVYDYVLEYNGASFPTLQELARIFGTNENKLKVGFRYLFKTSIYQLYNNQRLERSLHLIQHTKIPLKNIALLIGFSTHSSFSRAFKIKYGYPPTHFERKSSSKSDNPML, encoded by the coding sequence ATGCATCAGGAGATCAATCAGCAACGCGTAAAAAATATTAATGAAATGCTTCTGGAAATGGCGGCTGGAAATTTTTTCTATCAGATACCCCGAACAGGGAATGATGATGAGCTTGAGGTTTTGACTGTTTTAATCAATTGGCTGGCACAGGAGATAAAGGAAGGGGTGTTTCATCTGGGCTATATTAATCCTCATGCGGCCTATCGTTATGTAGTACAAAGTACATTTTTATTGGACTTAGATTTTGTTATTAAAGATTTTAGTGATGATATTCCAAGTCTATTAGGCACAGAACCAAGTAAAATACTTGGAAAGAAACTTGATGAAATTCTGGCGACCGAATCAGTACCGATATGGAGGACCATAGCAGATAAACTGCAACAGGGAGCGTTACATTACACCACGCTGCCTCTTATATTTCTAACATCTGATAAATTAATTATTGACACTTTTTGCAGCGTGTCGAAGCTTTTTCCATCCGGACTGGTAATAGTCAGCTCATTTAAGGCTTCCCCGGTAGAACAAAAAAATATCATTGGGCAGGAAAAAGAAACATATAATGAACTGGATGTACAATTAATACAGACCGTTTACGATTATGTCCTGGAATATAATGGTGCATCCTTTCCAACATTGCAGGAACTCGCCAGAATTTTTGGCACCAATGAAAATAAATTAAAAGTTGGTTTCAGATACCTTTTTAAAACCTCGATTTATCAATTGTATAATAATCAAAGACTTGAACGCTCTTTACATTTGATTCAGCACACCAAGATACCTTTAAAAAATATTGCACTCCTGATCGGATTTTCTACACATTCAAGTTTTTCGAGGGCTTTCAAAATTAAATACGGATATCCACCCACACATTTTGAAAGGAAATCTTCCTCGAAAAGTGACAATCCAATGCTATAA
- a CDS encoding MauE/DoxX family redox-associated membrane protein, translating into MKFSQRHKYIFVEVVCLLYILLFVYAATSKLFDFENFRVQLGQSPLLSAFTDWISIVVPAIEYLICILILIPKLRLIGLFAAYGLMAMFTIYIFIILHYTSFVPCSCGGVLEKLNWKQHLIFNIFFVFLAVLAILFHSFNNRDAGSKIRLRSIFALFFSISVSAFAIVIALFLMSENIIHYHNKLTRRFPHTPIHTMATSDLKLNSYYIAGADQDCIYLGNTTAPLLITVLSNKLVQTEKKLIDLNQKDLPFKGVKIIVQTPNFFVVDGTVPCVYRGSISDWKGKLIKKNGEYFTTAEAIDSTTIAVCTYSSKNGEAVLGVIHLEDSAKTILNPQILQKQFDGVFDTDGQLLYSRGLKRIIYLYAYRNQFTVADTSLKIDFRGNTIDTISHAKLSIVKVKSHHQRKFSKPPLFVNKSSTAYSNLLFVNSAIPGRYEEDQMWKEASIIDVYDLSKNGYLFSFCIYNIDGKKMKSFVVQNDKLYALIGNHIVRYFLDERITSNYIK; encoded by the coding sequence ATGAAATTCAGCCAGCGTCATAAGTATATTTTTGTAGAAGTAGTTTGTTTGCTTTACATTCTGTTATTTGTTTATGCAGCAACAAGTAAATTGTTCGATTTTGAAAACTTCCGAGTACAGTTGGGACAATCCCCATTATTAAGCGCTTTTACGGATTGGATTTCTATAGTAGTTCCTGCTATTGAATATTTAATTTGTATACTGATTCTAATTCCGAAACTTCGTCTTATAGGACTTTTTGCAGCTTATGGATTAATGGCAATGTTTACAATCTATATTTTTATAATTCTTCATTATACTTCTTTTGTACCATGCTCGTGTGGAGGTGTTTTGGAAAAACTCAATTGGAAACAACATTTAATTTTCAATATATTCTTTGTTTTCTTGGCGGTGCTAGCAATACTTTTTCACTCTTTCAACAATAGAGATGCCGGAAGTAAAATAAGATTAAGATCAATATTTGCCCTTTTTTTTAGTATTTCAGTTTCTGCTTTTGCAATAGTGATTGCACTATTTCTAATGTCTGAGAATATAATTCATTATCATAATAAGTTAACCAGACGATTTCCACATACTCCCATTCATACGATGGCTACTTCTGACCTGAAATTGAATTCATATTATATTGCCGGAGCAGATCAAGATTGCATATATCTTGGAAATACTACAGCACCGCTACTAATTACAGTGTTAAGTAATAAACTGGTACAGACAGAAAAGAAACTAATCGATTTAAACCAAAAAGATTTACCATTTAAAGGAGTAAAAATCATCGTTCAGACACCTAATTTTTTCGTTGTCGATGGGACAGTACCTTGCGTATACCGAGGCAGTATTTCTGATTGGAAAGGTAAATTAATAAAAAAAAACGGAGAATATTTTACAACAGCAGAAGCTATTGATTCTACTACAATCGCTGTTTGCACGTATAGTTCCAAAAATGGAGAAGCTGTACTAGGTGTCATACATCTTGAAGACAGTGCAAAGACTATTTTAAATCCTCAAATTTTGCAAAAGCAATTTGATGGTGTTTTTGATACCGACGGACAACTGTTATATAGCAGGGGTTTGAAAAGAATCATTTACCTGTATGCTTATCGCAACCAGTTTACTGTTGCTGATACCAGCTTAAAAATTGATTTCAGAGGAAATACGATCGATACAATTTCTCATGCCAAACTAAGTATTGTCAAAGTTAAAAGCCATCATCAGAGAAAATTTTCCAAGCCTCCATTATTTGTGAATAAAAGCAGTACTGCATATAGTAATCTTCTCTTTGTAAATTCTGCTATTCCTGGGCGGTATGAAGAGGATCAAATGTGGAAAGAAGCCAGTATCATAGATGTATACGATTTGTCAAAAAACGGCTACCTATTTAGCTTTTGTATCTATAATATTGATGGAAAGAAAATGAAAAGTTTTGTTGTCCAAAATGATAAATTATATGCCCTTATCGGTAACCATATTGTTCGATATTTTCTAGACGAAAGGATTACTTCAAATTACATAAAATAA
- a CDS encoding DUF6520 family protein — MKTKIFKIVLPMAVVALGLAGAANTSAMDKSGKTVAIMGYKHISNPNSCVAVQECSNTGNFNCTAPDGSQLFAKPASTCLTPLKRDVQ, encoded by the coding sequence ATGAAAACTAAAATTTTCAAAATCGTTTTGCCAATGGCAGTGGTTGCACTGGGATTGGCTGGTGCTGCCAACACAAGTGCAATGGATAAAAGCGGGAAAACTGTAGCTATTATGGGCTACAAGCATATCTCGAATCCAAACAGTTGTGTGGCTGTACAGGAATGTTCCAACACTGGAAACTTTAATTGTACGGCTCCAGATGGTAGTCAGCTTTTTGCTAAACCAGCTTCAACATGTCTTACACCTCTTAAAAGAGATGTACAATAG
- a CDS encoding S9 family peptidase: MQDIKPYKPFVAGLAGFIFWLVACPQLWGQGNQKRFLSKEEYSLWSKLVARKLSNDGNWASYLLLYESKKDTLFVKNTRDNATYHFPNAKDGEFNGESEFACIARDTLLLQNLRTGNLIKTSNVFDFVFSANQKFLAILIKQADEKYTLEIQDDSGKTRERVCDVSQWYFEPQHKGIVYATISGENHSIGFIKLEAGMIKEMILSNYKSAFQNLIWKNNTIAFLQNKKDSPLLLNYNIKNGRLKELDPTSQKGFPPDMKISAELYNSLMVSDDGNRIFFWLKENKERLPNIDSNAVQIWNTKDRLLFDHKKYIGEYSLLDKMAVWSVKENKFLQITDRQLPRGFLSTDYTQAFIFDPIAYEPQNSFDGPFDLYVVDLQTGKRKCILEHYDSDQMPIPSPNGQYLLYAKENNWWIYNTKKDIYTNITLDMSESFFRGDQDMPISASPYGIGGWTADGFIILYDKYDLWQVALDGSAKKRLTEGREIQKTYRIKDLVSGFRLNDIEAKKTTLDLKSGLILETKDKNTGASGFSKWILTTGISDMVWENKKINQLSKASNVDCYLYIEQSYELSPMLMVYDGFSKQIFKTNKQQEHFYWGKAEAIEYIVNGKKLQGILYYPAGYNNATKYPMIVHIYERQFQYFNDYQNPTLYCSDGFNVSNFTQQGYFVLLPDMAFEIGNLADSTTKSVLAAVDAVIEKGLVDPKKLGLIGHSFGGYETDLVITQTNRFAAAVSGAAWTDLISSYLYVGATFRRPDFYRAEHDQLRIGKSLFEDINSYLKNSPVLQAVNVNTPLLGWTGEEDRHIHSLQSMEFYMALRRLGKTHTLLVYPEEEHNLDQRKNQKDLTQRIGQWFDYYLKNGKQYQWMKNDFQ, from the coding sequence ATGCAGGATATTAAACCATATAAACCCTTTGTTGCTGGTCTTGCCGGTTTCATTTTTTGGTTAGTTGCCTGTCCCCAATTATGGGGACAGGGTAACCAAAAACGTTTCCTGAGTAAAGAAGAATATTCCTTGTGGAGTAAACTCGTAGCACGAAAACTATCCAATGATGGTAATTGGGCTAGTTATCTACTGTTGTATGAATCCAAGAAGGATACCCTCTTTGTAAAGAATACTAGAGACAATGCGACCTATCATTTTCCAAATGCCAAGGACGGAGAATTTAATGGAGAATCGGAATTTGCCTGTATTGCCAGAGATACGCTGTTACTCCAAAATTTGCGCACTGGGAACCTCATCAAAACATCCAATGTTTTTGACTTTGTCTTTTCAGCCAATCAAAAATTTTTGGCTATACTCATAAAACAAGCCGATGAGAAATATACATTGGAAATTCAGGACGATTCTGGCAAAACTCGGGAGCGAGTTTGCGATGTGAGCCAATGGTATTTTGAGCCCCAACACAAAGGGATTGTATATGCTACAATATCAGGGGAAAACCATAGTATTGGATTTATAAAGCTGGAGGCAGGAATGATAAAAGAAATGATTCTGTCCAATTACAAATCAGCATTCCAAAATCTCATTTGGAAAAACAATACCATTGCTTTTCTGCAAAATAAAAAAGACAGTCCGTTGCTTTTAAATTATAATATAAAAAATGGCAGACTAAAAGAGTTGGATCCTACCAGCCAAAAAGGTTTTCCCCCTGATATGAAGATCTCAGCAGAACTATATAATAGTTTAATGGTATCAGACGATGGGAACCGTATTTTTTTCTGGCTTAAAGAAAATAAAGAAAGGCTCCCAAATATTGACTCCAATGCGGTCCAGATATGGAATACCAAGGACAGACTGCTATTTGACCATAAGAAGTATATTGGAGAATATAGTTTACTGGATAAAATGGCTGTATGGTCAGTAAAAGAAAATAAATTTCTCCAAATTACCGACAGACAGTTGCCCCGTGGATTTCTAAGTACAGACTATACGCAAGCTTTTATTTTTGATCCAATAGCTTATGAACCGCAGAATAGTTTTGACGGACCTTTTGATTTGTATGTTGTTGATTTACAGACCGGAAAAAGAAAATGCATTTTGGAGCATTATGACTCTGATCAAATGCCTATTCCATCACCAAACGGACAGTATTTGCTGTATGCAAAAGAAAATAATTGGTGGATATACAATACAAAAAAAGACATCTACACAAACATCACTTTAGATATGTCGGAATCTTTTTTCCGTGGGGATCAGGATATGCCTATTAGTGCCAGTCCATATGGAATTGGAGGCTGGACTGCTGATGGTTTCATTATTCTATACGATAAGTATGATCTTTGGCAAGTTGCTTTGGATGGCTCCGCTAAAAAGCGATTGACCGAAGGAAGGGAAATACAAAAAACATATCGGATAAAAGATTTAGTTTCCGGATTCCGATTAAATGACATCGAAGCTAAAAAAACAACACTCGATTTGAAAAGCGGTTTAATACTGGAAACGAAAGATAAAAACACTGGTGCCTCGGGTTTCAGTAAATGGATACTAACTACCGGAATATCAGATATGGTATGGGAAAACAAAAAAATAAATCAACTCAGCAAAGCATCGAACGTCGATTGTTATCTGTACATAGAACAGAGTTATGAGTTATCTCCAATGCTTATGGTGTATGACGGCTTTTCAAAACAAATTTTCAAAACCAATAAACAGCAAGAACATTTTTATTGGGGTAAAGCTGAGGCTATTGAGTATATTGTTAATGGGAAAAAATTGCAGGGTATTTTGTACTATCCGGCTGGATATAACAATGCAACTAAATACCCAATGATCGTGCACATCTATGAGCGGCAATTCCAATATTTTAATGATTATCAGAATCCAACTTTGTACTGCAGTGATGGTTTTAACGTCAGTAATTTTACCCAACAAGGCTATTTTGTACTGCTTCCTGATATGGCATTTGAAATTGGAAATTTAGCAGATTCCACGACCAAAAGTGTCTTGGCTGCTGTAGATGCAGTTATTGAAAAAGGACTTGTTGATCCTAAAAAATTAGGGCTCATTGGTCATTCTTTCGGAGGTTATGAAACCGATCTTGTTATTACACAAACGAATCGTTTTGCCGCAGCTGTTTCCGGGGCAGCTTGGACTGATTTAATAAGCAGTTATCTCTATGTTGGGGCCACTTTCAGACGACCGGATTTTTACCGGGCCGAACACGATCAGCTTCGTATCGGTAAATCGCTTTTTGAGGACATAAATAGTTATTTGAAAAATTCTCCGGTTTTGCAGGCAGTCAATGTAAATACTCCATTATTGGGTTGGACAGGTGAAGAAGACCGACATATTCATTCCCTGCAAAGTATGGAATTCTATATGGCACTTCGCCGATTAGGCAAAACACATACATTACTCGTTTATCCTGAAGAAGAGCATAATTTAGACCAAAGAAAAAACCAAAAAGACCTTACCCAGCGCATTGGACAATGGTTTGATTATTATCTTAAAAACGGCAAGCAATACCAGTGGATGAAAAATGATTTTCAATAA
- a CDS encoding RagB/SusD family nutrient uptake outer membrane protein, whose product MKKYNPLCLYHWNQQKKLLHVIPLLFLISTLSCLFTACDNFTDVDLPSSQLTAADVFENKATANAAMVDIYSKIRDHGLLTGYPSGLSSQLGLYADELKFYGLSGTGQANFYNNSLLASDSEMSELWNSSYNQIYAANAVLEGVAKSMGLSAVDKAQLTGEALFVRALIHFYLVNTFGPVPFIITTDYRQNSVVHRMSETEVYTQIKSDMEQAAVLLPADYIGIERVRPNKWAAQAMLARICLYLQQWDESSNAASAVLNQTGLYVWPTGLDGVFGKESLSTVWQLMPAVQGANTYEGGIFIFTQGPPPSLAISQELFGAFSSNDLRRDQWIKSVTDGTTTWYHANKYKESSNTGSSMEYSIVLRMAEQYLIRAEARAHSGDLIGSKEDLNKTRNLAGLGDTTAITADEIIAAVLEERRLEFFTEFGHRFLDLKRTGKLDAVLSTVKTQWNTTDRLIPIPEAELLLNPNIAPQNAGY is encoded by the coding sequence ATGAAAAAATATAATCCACTCTGCTTATACCATTGGAACCAGCAGAAAAAACTTTTACACGTAATTCCTCTATTATTTTTAATTAGTACGTTATCATGTCTCTTTACAGCCTGTGATAATTTTACTGACGTTGACCTGCCCTCTTCACAGTTAACCGCTGCGGATGTATTTGAAAACAAAGCCACCGCTAATGCAGCAATGGTAGACATCTACTCTAAAATCAGGGATCATGGACTCCTTACAGGTTACCCATCGGGGCTTTCGAGCCAATTGGGTTTATACGCTGATGAATTGAAGTTTTACGGTCTTTCGGGAACAGGTCAGGCTAATTTTTACAACAATTCACTACTGGCTTCTGATTCAGAAATGAGTGAATTATGGAACAGCAGTTACAATCAGATCTATGCGGCAAATGCCGTGCTGGAAGGCGTAGCAAAATCAATGGGGCTATCAGCTGTTGATAAAGCACAATTAACTGGGGAAGCACTTTTTGTGCGAGCGTTAATCCATTTTTATCTAGTGAATACTTTTGGTCCGGTTCCTTTTATCATCACTACCGATTACAGACAAAATAGTGTGGTGCATCGTATGTCCGAAACTGAAGTCTATACCCAGATCAAATCTGATATGGAACAGGCAGCCGTATTACTTCCTGCTGATTATATTGGAATCGAACGCGTACGTCCAAACAAATGGGCAGCACAGGCGATGCTGGCAAGGATATGTTTGTATTTGCAGCAGTGGGATGAATCCTCGAATGCGGCTTCAGCTGTTTTGAACCAAACAGGCTTATATGTTTGGCCGACAGGACTTGACGGAGTATTCGGCAAAGAGAGTTTATCCACCGTTTGGCAGCTCATGCCTGCCGTTCAGGGAGCTAATACCTACGAAGGAGGAATTTTTATTTTTACTCAAGGACCGCCGCCCTCACTTGCTATTAGTCAGGAACTCTTTGGAGCATTCAGCAGTAATGACCTTCGTCGTGACCAGTGGATTAAAAGCGTTACGGACGGTACTACAACATGGTATCATGCCAACAAATACAAAGAATCTTCCAATACCGGCTCTTCAATGGAATATTCTATTGTGCTCAGAATGGCAGAGCAATACCTGATTCGTGCAGAAGCCCGTGCTCATAGTGGTGACTTAATTGGATCCAAAGAAGACTTAAATAAAACAAGAAATCTGGCAGGACTTGGTGATACAACTGCTATTACAGCAGATGAAATCATTGCGGCTGTATTGGAGGAACGCCGTCTTGAATTTTTTACCGAATTCGGTCATCGTTTTCTTGATCTCAAAAGAACGGGAAAACTTGATGCTGTCTTATCTACCGTGAAAACTCAATGGAATACAACGGATAGACTGATTCCAATCCCTGAAGCTGAACTGCTGTTAAATCCAAATATTGCCCCCCAAAATGCAGGATATTAA
- a CDS encoding SusC/RagA family TonB-linked outer membrane protein yields MKNFSFYKGWMLLCYIVILTIYLFSNTLRANPTLLNLPNQQKQITGIITNGTIPLTGVTVKVKGNTRGTVSDYDGKYSITANTTDVLIFSYLGYKTIEITVGNHKIIDVKMFDDTTSLREITVNAGYYSVKEKERTGSIAKITSKDIEKQPVNNVLATMQGRMAGVNITQNTGMPGGGFNIEIRGQNSLRLEGNNPLYIIDGVPYSSQDIGSGYTSGNIPSQNNPLNSINPSDIANIEVLKDADATAIYGSRGANGVVLITTKKGKEGKTTFTTNYANGFGQVAHFMKLMKTPEYLAMRREAFANDGVTNFPSYAYDVNGIWDQNRNTDWQKEIIGGTATYTNVQSSLSGGSAQTQFLLSGNYNKETTVFNGDFDYIKANGHLSVNHESENKKFKINFTTGYTAQFSSLPSIDLTRDALTLVPNAPSLYDGFGNLNWENNTFDNPMAKLEGKIKGQTYDFLANTLLSYELGLGFIAKASLGYTDLRQEQLNLLPSTIYNPAYGLGSEVSSVFSNTLNRSSWIIEPQLGWSRTLGKGKIEVLAGSTFQKQKGDQLVSVSEGFASNSLMENPASAAFYLILNSDETVYKYQAFFGRVNLNWKSKYLLNLTGRRDGSSRFGPGRQFASFGAIGAAWVFGEEDFIKEKMSFLSFGKLRTSFGTSGNDQIGDYQYLDTYSTSGYTYQGIGGIQPTRLFNPDFGWETNRKLELALETGFLNDRIFSTVAVFRNRSSNQLVGIPLPGTTGFSTLQANLDAEVQNSGVELSLRTVNIKQKNFSWTTNFNLTTTKNKLLSFPGLEASSYKNQYVIGQPVNIVQVYHYTGLDANTGVYQFEDVNGDGILSTADDKKTIKDLSPKYYGGLQNQFRYGNVQLDFLFQFVKQLNFNENYRTSMPGTMVNQPDGVTQHWQNPGDVGPYQAYSDSNATLRAASTRFSQSDAAISDASFVRLKNVSLSFDLPQSWTKKFACKLSLQGQNIFTITSYKGIDPEFRSSGYLPPLRIYTTSIQLTF; encoded by the coding sequence ATGAAAAATTTTTCATTTTACAAGGGTTGGATGCTTCTTTGCTACATAGTTATTTTAACAATTTATCTGTTTAGTAATACTTTAAGAGCGAACCCAACTTTGCTAAATCTGCCTAACCAGCAGAAACAAATTACAGGAATCATTACAAACGGGACAATACCTCTTACTGGTGTTACTGTAAAAGTAAAAGGCAACACTAGAGGTACTGTTAGTGATTACGATGGCAAGTATTCCATTACTGCTAACACTACTGATGTCTTGATTTTTTCCTATCTGGGATACAAAACAATCGAAATTACTGTGGGAAACCACAAGATTATTGATGTCAAAATGTTTGATGACACTACATCGTTACGTGAGATAACAGTCAACGCAGGTTACTATTCTGTCAAGGAAAAAGAACGTACAGGAAGCATTGCAAAAATAACCTCCAAGGATATTGAAAAACAACCCGTCAACAATGTGCTGGCTACGATGCAGGGACGGATGGCTGGGGTGAACATTACGCAAAATACAGGAATGCCTGGTGGTGGTTTTAATATCGAAATTCGTGGACAGAACAGCCTTAGATTGGAAGGTAACAACCCTTTGTATATTATTGATGGTGTTCCCTATTCCTCACAGGATATAGGCAGCGGCTATACATCGGGCAACATACCGAGTCAGAACAATCCACTTAACAGTATCAATCCGAGTGATATTGCAAATATCGAAGTATTGAAAGATGCCGATGCTACAGCAATTTATGGCTCGCGTGGAGCCAATGGTGTGGTTCTTATCACTACTAAAAAAGGAAAAGAAGGTAAGACAACCTTTACCACAAACTATGCAAATGGTTTTGGTCAGGTAGCCCATTTTATGAAATTGATGAAAACTCCAGAGTATCTCGCTATGCGAAGAGAAGCATTTGCGAACGATGGCGTAACAAATTTTCCATCCTATGCTTATGATGTCAATGGCATTTGGGATCAGAATCGAAATACTGACTGGCAGAAAGAAATTATTGGCGGCACTGCCACATATACAAATGTTCAGTCTTCACTATCCGGAGGTTCCGCGCAAACTCAATTCCTTCTTAGTGGGAACTATAATAAAGAAACTACGGTCTTCAATGGAGATTTTGATTATATCAAAGCTAACGGACATCTAAGCGTTAACCACGAATCAGAGAATAAAAAATTCAAAATCAACTTTACCACAGGTTATACTGCGCAGTTTAGTAGTCTTCCATCCATCGACCTTACCCGTGACGCCCTTACTTTGGTACCCAATGCTCCATCGTTATACGACGGGTTTGGAAATCTGAACTGGGAGAATAATACTTTTGATAATCCGATGGCAAAATTAGAAGGAAAAATCAAAGGACAGACCTATGACTTTTTAGCCAATACATTATTATCTTATGAATTGGGTTTAGGATTTATCGCAAAAGCCAGTTTAGGATATACCGATCTCAGACAAGAACAGCTAAACTTATTGCCCTCTACGATATACAATCCGGCTTATGGATTGGGAAGTGAGGTTTCTTCCGTATTTTCAAATACCCTGAACCGTAGTTCATGGATTATAGAGCCGCAATTGGGCTGGAGCCGTACTTTAGGTAAAGGGAAAATTGAAGTTTTAGCAGGAAGCACCTTCCAAAAGCAAAAAGGAGATCAATTGGTCAGCGTATCAGAAGGTTTTGCCAGTAACAGCTTAATGGAAAATCCCGCTTCTGCGGCATTCTATCTGATTTTAAACAGCGATGAAACGGTATATAAATACCAAGCCTTTTTTGGAAGGGTAAATCTCAATTGGAAAAGTAAATACCTATTGAATCTGACCGGCAGACGAGACGGATCAAGCCGTTTTGGACCCGGCAGGCAGTTTGCCTCCTTTGGGGCTATTGGAGCGGCATGGGTATTTGGTGAGGAAGATTTCATAAAAGAAAAAATGTCTTTTTTAAGCTTTGGAAAATTACGTACCAGTTTCGGAACCAGTGGTAACGATCAGATTGGAGATTATCAGTATTTAGATACCTATAGTACTTCGGGTTATACATATCAGGGCATAGGCGGCATACAACCTACAAGGCTTTTTAATCCTGATTTTGGCTGGGAAACCAATAGAAAATTGGAACTGGCATTGGAAACAGGATTTCTGAACGATCGTATTTTTTCAACCGTGGCTGTCTTCCGTAACCGCTCTTCCAATCAATTGGTTGGTATTCCGCTTCCAGGTACTACGGGATTTAGTACCCTACAGGCGAATCTGGATGCCGAGGTGCAAAACAGCGGAGTGGAACTGAGTCTGAGAACCGTGAATATCAAACAAAAGAATTTCAGCTGGACCACGAACTTTAACCTTACAACCACCAAGAATAAACTGTTGTCCTTTCCCGGACTTGAAGCCTCTTCTTATAAAAACCAATACGTTATCGGACAGCCTGTGAATATTGTTCAAGTATACCATTACACCGGACTGGATGCCAATACTGGAGTATATCAATTTGAAGATGTCAATGGTGATGGTATTCTTTCTACCGCTGATGATAAAAAGACTATCAAAGACCTAAGCCCGAAATACTACGGAGGATTACAGAACCAATTCCGTTATGGTAATGTACAACTGGATTTCCTTTTTCAGTTTGTCAAGCAGTTGAATTTCAATGAAAATTACAGAACGTCAATGCCCGGTACGATGGTAAACCAACCTGACGGAGTGACCCAGCACTGGCAGAACCCGGGCGATGTAGGTCCATACCAAGCTTATAGTGACAGCAATGCAACACTAAGGGCTGCCAGTACACGTTTTTCTCAAAGTGATGCGGCAATCAGCGATGCCTCGTTTGTCCGTTTAAAAAACGTTTCACTTTCTTTTGATCTGCCACAGAGCTGGACAAAGAAATTTGCCTGCAAATTGAGTTTGCAAGGTCAGAACATCTTCACGATCACTTCTTATAAAGGGATTGATCCGGAGTTTAGATCCTCGGGGTATTTACCGCCACTGCGCATTTATACCACTAGTATCCAACTTACTTTTTAA